The following is a genomic window from Bacillus sp. V2I10.
CAGCAGCTGGTGTCGGTTTATTGGAAGCGATTATCTACATCATCAGCTTAGGGATTGTCTTTCAGGATCTATCAAACTTTTATAACATTATCGCTTATGTCGTTGGGTTCAGTATTGGTTTGCTCCTCGGCGGATTATTGGAGAAGAAACTGGCCATTGGCTATATAACGTATCAAGTAAATATTCCGGAGAGAAATACGGAGCTTGTGAATGATTTAAGAAATGCAGGTTTCGGCGTTACTTCGTTTGAAGGACAGGGCATCAATTCCACCCGCTATCGTTTAGACATCGTTTCAAAGCGGTCACGCGAAGAGGAATTGCTCGAAATTATTCAGGTAAGAGAGCCAGCTGCTTTCATGATGTCCTATGAAATCCGTTCGTTTAAAGGCGGTTATTTGACGAAGTCGATGAAGAAAAGACAGAGTATGTTTAACAAGAAAAAAATAAAAGGACCAACTGAGTCCTATACTGAAAAAGGCTGATGTGAATCCACATCAGCTTATTTTTTAGAGTAAAGAAAGGTTAAAATTTTCCTCATTGATGTCTAGTTTTCATTCCACCTCTTTGAAGCACTTTTTCAAGGTGGAGACCATTTTTATGCTGCAAGCGCCTAAATCCCATTCTCCAAATCCAAATTCTCGATAAAATCCACAAATGCCTTCACAATATTCAGCTGCAGGGATTCCTCGTGAAAAAACATCCATGTTTTACGCATGATAGGCTTTCCATCAACTGTTTCGATCACAATTTTGTGCAGGTCATCCACATCACTTAAGATCATACTCGGCAAGATGGCATAGCCTAATCCGTTTACAACCATTTTTTTGCACGTATCAGCTTTATCCACTTCTATACTTATTAATGGAGGCTGAGTGAAATGTTCAGACCACCAATGATCTACGGCTGTTTTCAAAAGAGGGTCTGTATGATAATCAATTCTCGGCAGTTCGGGGAGTTTTGAGATATCTATTTCTTCTTTTGAAGCAATGCACAAGGTTTCTTCAAACAACGGACGCTTTTGCCCTTTCCAGCCGTAATCTCCCCTGACAAACCCGATGTGAACATCGCCGGTGTAAATTAAGTGGGCAATCTCGCTGCTGAATGCGGTCGTTACCTTGAATTCCACATTCGGGTACTGCTCTTTAAATAATTTTAATAGATTAGGAAGCTTATAATCTGTGAAAAAGTTAGATACACCAAGCCTTAATGTTCCAACAGTGTTATCCTCCATATTCAGGACATTTTCTTTTATTTTTTGAATGGCTGACAGCATATCATGTGCACATTTCGCCAAATATTCGCCTTGTGGAGTAAATTGAACGCCGCGCCTTCCTCTGTGCACGATGGTCACGCCGAATTCCTTTTCAAGCTGCTGCAGGCGATTCGTCAATGCGGGCTGTGAAATATATAAATACTGAGCGGCCTTTGTGATGTTTTTTTCTCGGTAAAGCGTTTGTAAAACCAGCCAATCCCGTTCATCCATCCTCATTTCCTCCCTATTAGACATCAAATTTATTTATGGATAAGAATAATAATTTAATATTTTATTTATATCTAAAAGTATACTATATTTGGGTTAATAAGTTGGTGATAGTGTCTGTTCACCGCTTTAAATCATGGAAAGAAGGAGCTTGAATGAAAGAAAACAGCGTTTTTTTTCAATGTGTCTTCTTTATGGCAGTTTGCGGGGCTTGTGGATTTCTTATTTCCTTAACAGGCGTTCCGGTCGGCTGGATGATTGGAACACTGCTGATGGCTGCTTTACTCTCCATCATGAGTCCGAAATGGCTGAAAATGCCCCAAACAGGTATTCCGGTGCACTGGCTATTAATTGGGCAGGGTATTTTAGGGATTGAACTGGGCATGAAATTAAATGATTCTGTTTTTTATATTTTTAAAGAGAATTGGCTGATTGTTGTGATGATGCTGCTTCTTTCTCTTTTCTTTGCTATGCTCTCAGGCCTAATTTTATGGAAATACAGCAGACTTGATATGCTGACCAGTTTTTTCGCCTCTGCGCCCGGGGGCTTGTCCGCCATGCCTGGTATGGCAGATGAAGCAGGCGCGAACACTGGTATGGTAAGCATCATTCAGACCATGCGCATATTCATTGTCGTCCTCTCCATCCCAATTCTGCTCTTTATGTGGATTGGCACCCCGGTTGAGCACTCGGTTTCTCCTGCCGTTTCAACGTTTGAATTCAACGAGTTGTCAGGGACTGTTGTCTTCATACTTGCCGCATTACTCGGCTCTTACTTATTTAAATTATTGAAATTTCCTGCCCCATGGCTGATCGGGACAATGATATGCGTTGCCATGGCAAAGTCTTTCAGCTTTACAGCCGGGTATGATCTCACAGCCTGGTGGCCGCCTGAATTTATGATTCTTTCGCAAATATTTATCGGGGCAAGCATCGGCTCCCGTTTTCATAAGAAAATGTTCATCGGGTTGAAGGAAACCTTGTTTGTTTCATTCTTAAGTACTACGGGGCTTGTGCTCTCTATGTTTCTATGTGCTTATCTTGTTTCAGCTGCAACTGATTTGCCATTCATCACCTCGGTGCTTGCATTTGCCCCGGGCGGCATTGCAGAAATGACAACGGCTGCGGTCGTGTTTCATGCCGACTCTGCATTTGTCGCAGCGGTTCAAGTGCTGAGGGTAGTAGCTGTCTGTATGATCATCCCTCCTTTCTTTCGATTCTTACATGTTTTAGAATGTAAGAAGAAGAAGCAATCGCGGGCTTCTGCATAATTTTCAGGTTATAATGAACAGAGCCGATTGGGGGGACAACAGTGAATCTTTTTTATAATGAAAAGACAGAAGAACCTGCTTTTTATGTAAAATCCAAGAGTAAAACAGAAGAAAAAGAAATTGAATATGCAGCCCTGAAATTAAATGAAATTTTCCAGCATGCTGAACGGGAGA
Proteins encoded in this region:
- a CDS encoding DUF2179 domain-containing protein, which gives rise to MLQALLIFLLQLIFVPVLTMRTILLVKNQTKSAAGVGLLEAIIYIISLGIVFQDLSNFYNIIAYVVGFSIGLLLGGLLEKKLAIGYITYQVNIPERNTELVNDLRNAGFGVTSFEGQGINSTRYRLDIVSKRSREEELLEIIQVREPAAFMMSYEIRSFKGGYLTKSMKKRQSMFNKKKIKGPTESYTEKG
- a CDS encoding LysR family transcriptional regulator, translating into MDERDWLVLQTLYREKNITKAAQYLYISQPALTNRLQQLEKEFGVTIVHRGRRGVQFTPQGEYLAKCAHDMLSAIQKIKENVLNMEDNTVGTLRLGVSNFFTDYKLPNLLKLFKEQYPNVEFKVTTAFSSEIAHLIYTGDVHIGFVRGDYGWKGQKRPLFEETLCIASKEEIDISKLPELPRIDYHTDPLLKTAVDHWWSEHFTQPPLISIEVDKADTCKKMVVNGLGYAILPSMILSDVDDLHKIVIETVDGKPIMRKTWMFFHEESLQLNIVKAFVDFIENLDLENGI
- a CDS encoding AbrB family transcriptional regulator, yielding MKENSVFFQCVFFMAVCGACGFLISLTGVPVGWMIGTLLMAALLSIMSPKWLKMPQTGIPVHWLLIGQGILGIELGMKLNDSVFYIFKENWLIVVMMLLLSLFFAMLSGLILWKYSRLDMLTSFFASAPGGLSAMPGMADEAGANTGMVSIIQTMRIFIVVLSIPILLFMWIGTPVEHSVSPAVSTFEFNELSGTVVFILAALLGSYLFKLLKFPAPWLIGTMICVAMAKSFSFTAGYDLTAWWPPEFMILSQIFIGASIGSRFHKKMFIGLKETLFVSFLSTTGLVLSMFLCAYLVSAATDLPFITSVLAFAPGGIAEMTTAAVVFHADSAFVAAVQVLRVVAVCMIIPPFFRFLHVLECKKKKQSRASA